In a genomic window of Gadus macrocephalus chromosome 9, ASM3116895v1:
- the LOC132464564 gene encoding zinc finger protein 423-like, producing the protein MFDSPAKLLCHLIEHSFEGMGGTFKCPVCFTVFVQANKLQQHIFAVHGQEDKIYDCSQCPQKFFFQTELQNHTLSQHAQ; encoded by the exons ATGTTTGACTCTCCGGCCAAGCTGCTGTGTCACCTGATAGAGCACAGCTTCGAGGGCATGGGAGGAACCTTCAAGTGTCCCGTCTGTTTCACAG tgTTTGTCCAGGCCAATAAGCTCCAGCAGCACATATTCGCCGTCCACGGGCAGGAAGACAAAATCTACGACTGTTCCCAGTGTCCGCAGAAGTTCTTCTTTCAGACCGAGCTACAG AACCACACGCTGAGTCAGCATGCGCAGTGA